A genomic window from Misgurnus anguillicaudatus unplaced genomic scaffold, ASM2758022v2 HiC_scaffold_29, whole genome shotgun sequence includes:
- the LOC141362899 gene encoding E3 ubiquitin-protein ligase TRIM39-like — protein MIEKGTVESLKSLLRKFAVNVTLDPDSAHRHLIVSDDGKQVRYEKQSGTVKDEDQKSNNKFDKELCVLGKEGFTSVCFYYEVQVKGLSEWFVGVAKESVKRKGFVSLNPEKGYWVAGLRGGKYQASEYPYIPISVSVKPQRVGVFVDYDEGRVSFYDVKSMCHIYSFTDQSFNKKLHPIFWHSISAPLIICDL, from the exons ATGATAGAGAAGGGGACTGTAGAAAGTT TGAAATCACTCTTAAGAAAATTTGCAG TGAATGTGACCCTGGATCCCGATTCAGCTCATCGACATCTTATTGTGTCTGATGATGGGAAACAAGTGAGATATGAAAAACAATCAGGAACAGTGAAGGATGAAGACCAAAAGTCAAATAACAAGTTTGATAAAGAGCTCTGTGTTCTTGGAAAGGAAGGATTCACCTCAGTGTGTTTTTACTATGAGGTGCAGGTGAAGGGGTTAAGTGAGTGGTTCGTGGGTGTGGCCAAAGAATCTGTTAAGAGGAAAGGGTTTGTCAGTCTGAATCCTGAGAAGGGATACTGGGTGGCTGGTTTGAGAGGAGGAAAGTATCAGGCTAGTGAGTATCCATATATTCCTATTTCTGTGAGTGTGAAGCCTCAGAGAGTCGGGGTGTTTGTGGATTATGATGAGGGTCGAGTCTCTTTTTATGATGTGAAGTCTATGTGTCATATCTACTCTTTTACTGATCAATCGTTTAATAAGAAACTACATCCGATCTTTTGGCATAGTATCTCTGCACCACTCATCATCTGTGATCTCTAA